The Streptococcus sp. S5 genome contains a region encoding:
- a CDS encoding YqgQ family protein, whose translation MKNLYDVQQFLKRFGIIIYVGKRLYDIELMKIELQRLYDAGLMERLDYLEADTVLRREHKQELEFLKKSEVE comes from the coding sequence ATGAAAAACCTGTATGATGTTCAACAATTTTTAAAACGTTTTGGAATCATCATTTACGTGGGGAAGCGCCTCTATGACATCGAATTGATGAAAATTGAGCTTCAACGTCTTTATGATGCAGGCCTAATGGAGCGGCTCGATTATTTAGAAGCCGATACCGTTTTAAGAAGAGAACACAAGCAAGAATTAGAATTTTTGAAAAAGAGTGAGGTAGAGTGA
- a CDS encoding prepilin peptidase: protein MINFYFFTIGTCIASFLGLVVDRFPNQSILAPRSHCDQCQHVLGVWDLIPIISQLLHRFRCRYCHQTYPFWYCLFEIWSGLLFLACANGFLSLPQILTLLGAAVLAIYDLRFMEYPLFIWCCLHALVLFLSGSNLLMLIFLLLAIGAHFFFIGMGAGDFLLLATFSLTFSSTQILILIQIASILGILVFALKKERDRIPFVPCLFLSYHALLLYTMFCR from the coding sequence ATGATCAACTTTTATTTTTTTACCATCGGTACTTGCATCGCCTCTTTTTTGGGGCTAGTTGTCGATCGTTTCCCAAACCAATCCATTCTCGCTCCTCGTAGTCATTGTGATCAATGTCAGCACGTCCTTGGAGTTTGGGATCTCATCCCCATTATCTCGCAACTACTCCATCGTTTTCGCTGTCGCTATTGTCATCAGACCTATCCATTTTGGTACTGCCTTTTTGAGATCTGGAGTGGCCTACTCTTTTTAGCCTGCGCCAATGGTTTCCTTTCTCTGCCTCAGATTCTAACACTACTGGGAGCTGCCGTTTTAGCCATTTATGACCTTCGCTTTATGGAATACCCTTTATTCATCTGGTGCTGTCTCCATGCCCTGGTCCTCTTTTTATCCGGTAGTAATCTCCTCATGCTGATCTTTTTACTCCTTGCAATCGGAGCTCACTTTTTCTTTATCGGAATGGGAGCAGGAGATTTTCTCTTACTAGCTACCTTTTCGCTGACCTTTTCTTCTACCCAGATCCTCATTCTCATTCAGATCGCATCCATCTTAGGCATTCTCGTCTTTGCTCTCAAAAAAGAAAGAGACCGGATTCCCTTTGTTCCCTGTCTCTTTCTCAGTTATCACGCTTTACTGCTTTATACGATGTTTTGCAGATAA
- the trpB gene encoding tryptophan synthase subunit beta, with protein sequence MTETKGYFGQFGGSFVPEPIQNLLNQLEETFEQYKNDPEFIAEYKHYLKDYSGRETPLYFAESLTEHLGGAKIYLKREDLNHLGSHKLNNVLGQILLAKRMGKTRVIAETGAGQHGVATAAAAAKFGMACDVYMGAEDVERQRLNVFRMEMMGATVHAVETGTKTLKDAVDAAFGAWMADLDAFYVLGSAVGPHPYPTIVHEFQKVISEESKRQILEKEGRLPDYVIACVGGGSNAIGAFSEYVAEEEVGLIGVEAAGHGLDTDQHAATMTKGTIGVVDGMKTYAVFGEDGKVAPVYSISAGLDYPGVGPEHAFFKDSGRVEYVAATDDEAVEALLLLSKTEGILPAIESSHAIAEAVKRAPQLDKDKIIIINVSGRGDKDVAAIADYLEAKAAK encoded by the coding sequence ATGACAGAAACAAAAGGCTATTTCGGACAATTTGGTGGATCTTTCGTACCAGAACCCATTCAAAACTTGCTCAATCAATTAGAGGAAACCTTTGAACAATATAAAAATGATCCAGAATTTATCGCAGAATACAAACATTATTTGAAAGATTACTCTGGCCGGGAAACACCGCTCTACTTTGCGGAAAGTTTAACAGAGCATTTAGGTGGGGCAAAAATTTATTTGAAGCGCGAAGACTTGAATCACCTAGGTTCGCATAAATTGAATAACGTCTTGGGGCAAATCCTCTTGGCCAAACGCATGGGTAAAACGCGCGTGATTGCTGAAACAGGAGCCGGTCAACACGGTGTGGCTACAGCAGCAGCGGCAGCTAAGTTTGGCATGGCCTGTGATGTCTACATGGGGGCAGAAGATGTGGAACGCCAACGCTTGAATGTCTTCCGCATGGAAATGATGGGGGCAACCGTCCATGCGGTTGAAACCGGTACTAAGACCTTGAAAGACGCCGTTGATGCTGCATTTGGAGCATGGATGGCGGATCTGGATGCCTTTTACGTTTTGGGTTCTGCTGTTGGCCCTCACCCTTACCCAACCATTGTGCATGAATTCCAAAAGGTGATCAGTGAAGAATCTAAACGTCAAATCTTGGAAAAAGAAGGTCGTTTGCCAGACTATGTGATTGCCTGTGTCGGTGGTGGCTCTAATGCCATCGGTGCCTTTTCTGAATATGTCGCTGAAGAGGAAGTCGGCTTGATTGGGGTAGAAGCAGCTGGTCATGGCTTGGATACCGATCAGCACGCAGCGACTATGACCAAAGGGACTATCGGAGTGGTTGATGGTATGAAGACCTATGCAGTCTTTGGCGAAGATGGAAAAGTAGCGCCAGTGTACTCGATCTCTGCTGGTTTGGACTACCCAGGGGTTGGTCCAGAGCATGCTTTCTTTAAAGATTCTGGTCGTGTCGAATACGTAGCAGCAACAGATGATGAAGCAGTAGAAGCTCTTCTTCTTCTCAGTAAGACAGAAGGGATCCTCCCAGCTATTGAAAGCTCACACGCGATTGCAGAAGCAGTCAAACGTGCTCCACAATTGGATAAAGACAAGATCATCATCATCAATGTTTCCGGACGTGGGGACAAGGATGTGGCTGCCATCGCCGATTATCTAGAAGCGAAGGCTGCAAAATAA
- the murD gene encoding UDP-N-acetylmuramoyl-L-alanine--D-glutamate ligase, translating to MKFVKQFENKKVLVLGLAKSGESAARLLDRLGAIVTVNDGKPFEENPAAQSLLEEGIKVVTGGHPLELLDEDFAVMVKNPGIPYSNPMVEKALEKGIPILTEVELAYLISDAPIIGITGSNGKTTTTTMIGEVLTAAGQGGLLSGNIGFPASQVAQTATEKDVLVMELSSFQLMGIDAFHPEIAVITNLMPTHIDYHGSFENYVAAKWNLQKNMTEKDVIVLNFNQDLAKELATKTKPRVLPFSTVEKVDGAYLEDGLLKFKGEAVMRADELGVPGSHNVENALATIAVAKVRGVENEVIKETLSAFGGVKHRLQYVDEIQGVKFYNDSKSTNILATQKALSGFDNSKVILIAGGLDRGNEFDELVPHITGLKEMVILGESAPRVKRAADKAGVPYVDAADVADATKKAFDLASPGDVVLLSPANASWDMYPNFEVRGDEFLATVKGLK from the coding sequence ATGAAATTTGTGAAACAATTTGAAAATAAAAAGGTTCTTGTATTAGGTTTGGCTAAGTCAGGCGAGTCAGCTGCCCGTTTGTTGGATCGCTTAGGAGCGATTGTGACCGTCAATGATGGCAAACCTTTTGAAGAAAATCCAGCAGCACAAAGTTTACTGGAAGAAGGGATTAAAGTTGTGACAGGAGGTCACCCTCTGGAACTGTTGGATGAAGACTTTGCAGTCATGGTCAAAAATCCAGGAATCCCTTATTCCAATCCAATGGTTGAAAAAGCGCTTGAAAAAGGCATTCCCATCCTCACTGAAGTGGAATTGGCCTATCTGATTTCGGATGCGCCAATTATTGGGATTACAGGATCAAACGGAAAAACGACGACAACAACCATGATCGGAGAAGTCTTGACGGCTGCCGGCCAAGGTGGTCTATTGTCTGGGAATATCGGTTTTCCAGCTAGTCAAGTTGCACAAACAGCAACAGAAAAGGATGTTCTGGTCATGGAATTGTCTTCTTTCCAATTGATGGGAATTGATGCATTCCATCCAGAGATTGCAGTGATTACCAACCTCATGCCAACTCATATCGACTATCATGGTTCTTTTGAAAATTATGTAGCTGCCAAATGGAATCTTCAAAAGAATATGACAGAAAAAGATGTCATTGTCTTGAACTTCAACCAAGACCTGGCCAAGGAACTCGCTACAAAAACCAAGCCAAGGGTCCTTCCATTTTCAACGGTTGAAAAAGTGGATGGGGCTTATTTGGAAGATGGACTTCTCAAGTTTAAGGGAGAAGCTGTCATGCGTGCAGATGAACTGGGCGTTCCAGGTAGTCACAATGTAGAGAATGCCTTGGCAACGATTGCTGTTGCAAAAGTCCGTGGTGTGGAGAATGAGGTCATTAAAGAAACCTTGTCAGCCTTTGGAGGAGTGAAACACCGTCTTCAATATGTGGATGAAATTCAAGGTGTCAAATTCTACAATGATAGCAAATCGACTAATATTCTAGCAACACAAAAAGCTCTTTCTGGTTTTGATAACAGCAAGGTGATCTTGATTGCAGGGGGGCTCGATCGTGGCAATGAATTTGATGAATTGGTGCCTCACATTACTGGCTTAAAGGAAATGGTAATTCTAGGGGAATCAGCTCCTCGAGTGAAACGTGCAGCCGATAAAGCAGGCGTCCCTTATGTCGATGCGGCAGATGTAGCAGATGCTACAAAGAAAGCCTTCGACTTGGCTAGCCCCGGAGATGTTGTACTACTAAGTCCTGCCAATGCCAGCTGGGATATGTATCCGAATTTTGAAGTGCGTGGGGATGAATTCCTTGCTACAGTAAAAGGGTTGAAATAA
- a CDS encoding DUF3165 family protein, which yields MVYFILGILILLFYLFMTPKSIRGTLNSVTMVVLIVSFIVLACLAIFQIFQLPSEFFVGAFLAFVGYMALVDISKMTTKQKK from the coding sequence ATGGTCTATTTTATCTTAGGGATTTTGATTCTCCTTTTTTACCTTTTTATGACCCCAAAGAGTATTCGTGGTACCTTAAACAGTGTCACAATGGTGGTCTTGATCGTCTCTTTTATCGTCCTTGCTTGTCTAGCCATTTTTCAGATATTCCAACTACCGTCCGAGTTTTTTGTCGGTGCCTTTCTGGCCTTTGTTGGCTACATGGCTTTGGTAGATATTTCCAAAATGACGACCAAACAGAAAAAATAA
- a CDS encoding UDP-N-acetylglucosamine--N-acetylmuramyl-(pentapeptide) pyrophosphoryl-undecaprenol N-acetylglucosamine transferase, whose protein sequence is MKKIMFTGGGTVGHVTLNLLLIPKFIEDGWEVHYIGDKKGIEYQEIKKSGLEVRFHSIATGKLRRYFSFQNMMDVFKVAWGTLQSIAILLRVRPQVLFSKGGFVSVPPVIAARLTRVPVYIHESDLSMGLANKIAYKFATKMYTTFEQAHGLTKSEHIGAVTKVTDHIPPTSEVLEEKTKGFRKDLPTLLFVGGSAGARVFNEFVTEHKAELLQHYNIINLTGDSTLNQAEGGLYRVDYVTDQYLPMLQKADLVVTRGGANTLFELLAMNKLHLIVPLGKEASRGDQIENAQYFVDKGYAEQLQEDQLTLETFNETIQEMLKQSQVYHQAMEKSTELLSLDDFYGLLQKDISKGKDDGRQ, encoded by the coding sequence ATGAAAAAAATAATGTTTACTGGTGGGGGAACCGTGGGACATGTGACCCTTAATCTCCTCTTGATTCCAAAATTTATCGAAGATGGATGGGAAGTTCATTATATTGGGGACAAAAAAGGAATCGAATACCAAGAGATCAAAAAGTCTGGATTAGAGGTACGATTCCATTCGATTGCAACAGGGAAATTGCGCCGCTATTTCTCTTTCCAAAATATGATGGATGTGTTCAAGGTGGCTTGGGGGACGCTCCAGTCCATTGCAATCCTGCTTCGTGTGCGCCCACAAGTTCTCTTCTCAAAAGGAGGATTTGTTTCTGTGCCACCAGTGATCGCAGCCCGACTCACGCGTGTTCCTGTCTATATCCATGAGTCCGATCTTTCTATGGGATTGGCCAATAAAATTGCTTATAAATTTGCTACCAAGATGTACACGACTTTTGAGCAAGCACATGGTTTGACAAAGAGTGAGCATATCGGTGCGGTAACCAAGGTCACAGATCATATTCCGCCAACTTCAGAAGTTTTAGAAGAAAAAACAAAAGGTTTCCGAAAAGACTTGCCGACCCTTCTCTTTGTCGGAGGATCAGCCGGTGCGCGTGTCTTTAATGAATTTGTGACAGAGCACAAAGCAGAGCTCTTGCAGCACTACAATATCATCAATTTGACGGGTGATTCAACATTGAATCAGGCTGAGGGTGGCTTGTATCGAGTGGATTATGTAACCGATCAGTATTTACCAATGCTCCAAAAGGCTGATTTAGTGGTGACTAGGGGTGGAGCCAATACCTTATTTGAGCTCTTAGCTATGAACAAACTCCATTTGATTGTACCGCTAGGAAAAGAAGCCAGCCGTGGCGATCAGATTGAAAATGCCCAATATTTTGTGGATAAAGGTTATGCAGAGCAATTGCAGGAAGATCAATTGACGCTCGAAACCTTCAATGAAACCATTCAAGAAATGTTGAAGCAAAGCCAAGTCTACCACCAAGCAATGGAAAAATCGACAGAACTCCTTTCACTAGACGATTTTTATGGCCTGCTTCAAAAAGATATCAGTAAGGGAAAAGATGACGGACGACAATAA
- a CDS encoding VanZ family protein, whose protein sequence is MRNLKQGLMDHTELTKRGRRLLRSGSFFYFILLCLMCFLPQQPEPGMETPGIQHFGRIVVLLVPLNSVMNLGQITSVLQLIKVILQNIANIFLLSPLVFQLLWLRPWLRSRKRVLCFGFGMSLWIECSQVLLDLLFDANRVFELDDLWTNTLGAYLAYLGFQYCRARLLAKNGEM, encoded by the coding sequence ATGCGCAACCTTAAACAAGGGCTGATGGATCATACAGAACTAACAAAAAGAGGAAGAAGGCTGTTACGGAGTGGCAGCTTCTTCTATTTTATCCTTTTGTGTCTGATGTGTTTTTTGCCCCAACAGCCAGAGCCGGGTATGGAAACACCGGGTATTCAACATTTCGGTCGCATCGTCGTCCTGCTGGTTCCTCTTAATTCGGTGATGAATCTTGGTCAGATCACCAGTGTCCTCCAACTCATTAAGGTCATTCTCCAAAATATAGCCAATATCTTTTTGTTAAGCCCGCTAGTCTTTCAACTCCTTTGGCTAAGGCCCTGGTTGAGGAGCCGCAAACGGGTCTTGTGCTTCGGCTTTGGGATGAGCTTGTGGATTGAATGTAGCCAAGTTCTGTTAGATCTCTTGTTTGATGCCAATCGTGTCTTTGAGCTAGATGATTTGTGGACCAATACCTTAGGCGCTTATCTGGCTTATTTAGGCTTTCAGTATTGCAGAGCACGATTGCTAGCAAAAAATGGGGAAATGTAA
- the typA gene encoding translational GTPase TypA yields the protein MTKLREDIRNVAIIAHVDHGKTTLVDELLKQSHTLDERKELQERAMDSNDLEKERGITILAKNTAVAYNGTRINIMDTPGHADFGGEVERIMKMVDGVVLVVDAYEGTMPQTRFVLKKALEQDLVPIVVVNKIDKPSARPEEVVDEVLELFIELGADDDQLEFPVVYASAINGTSSLSDDPADQEHTMAPIFDTIIDHIPAPVDNSDEPLQFQVSLLDYNDFVGRIGIGRVFRGTVKVGDQVTLSKLDGTTKNFRVTKLFGFFGLERREIQEAKAGDLIAISGMEDIFVGETITPTDAVEALPILHIDEPTLQMTFLVNNSPFAGREGKWVTSRKVEERLQAELQTDVSLRVDPTDSPDKWTVSGRGELHLSILIETMRREGYELQVSRPEVIIKEIDGVKCEPFERVQIDTPEEYQGSVIQSLSERKGEMLDMISTGNGQTRLVFLVPARGLIGYSTEFLSMTRGYGIMNHTFDQYLPVIPGEIGGRHRGALVSIDNGKATTYSIMSIEERGTIFVNPGTEVYEGMIIGENSRENDLTVNITKAKQMTNVRSATKDQTAVIKTPRILTLEESLEFLNDDEYMEVTPESIRLRKQILNKAEREKANKKKKSAAAE from the coding sequence ATGACAAAATTAAGAGAAGATATTCGTAACGTTGCGATCATTGCCCACGTTGACCATGGTAAAACAACCTTGGTAGACGAATTGTTAAAACAATCGCACACCTTGGATGAACGTAAAGAATTGCAAGAACGTGCAATGGACTCAAACGATCTTGAAAAAGAACGTGGGATCACGATCCTTGCTAAAAATACAGCCGTTGCTTATAACGGAACTCGAATCAATATCATGGATACACCGGGACACGCGGACTTTGGTGGAGAAGTGGAACGGATCATGAAAATGGTTGACGGGGTTGTATTGGTCGTAGATGCCTACGAAGGAACCATGCCTCAGACGCGTTTCGTATTGAAAAAAGCCTTGGAACAAGATCTTGTTCCGATCGTTGTAGTCAACAAAATCGATAAACCATCTGCTCGCCCAGAAGAAGTTGTAGATGAAGTTCTTGAACTCTTCATCGAATTGGGTGCGGATGATGACCAATTGGAATTCCCAGTTGTATATGCATCAGCGATCAACGGAACCTCTTCACTTTCAGATGATCCAGCTGATCAAGAGCACACAATGGCACCGATCTTTGATACCATCATTGATCACATCCCAGCTCCAGTTGATAACTCAGATGAGCCCCTTCAATTCCAAGTATCCCTGCTTGATTACAACGACTTCGTTGGACGTATCGGTATCGGACGTGTCTTCCGTGGTACTGTAAAAGTTGGGGACCAAGTAACCCTTTCTAAATTGGATGGAACAACTAAGAACTTCCGTGTTACCAAACTCTTTGGTTTCTTTGGTTTGGAACGTCGTGAAATTCAAGAAGCTAAAGCGGGTGACTTGATCGCTATCTCTGGTATGGAAGATATCTTCGTTGGAGAAACCATCACACCGACAGACGCAGTTGAAGCTCTTCCAATTCTTCACATTGATGAACCAACGCTTCAAATGACCTTCTTGGTTAACAACTCACCATTTGCTGGTCGCGAAGGGAAATGGGTGACCTCTCGTAAAGTTGAAGAACGCTTGCAAGCGGAATTGCAAACAGACGTCTCTCTTCGTGTTGACCCAACTGATTCACCTGATAAATGGACAGTTTCAGGACGTGGGGAATTGCACTTGTCTATCTTGATCGAAACCATGCGTCGTGAAGGATACGAATTGCAAGTATCTCGTCCAGAAGTTATCATCAAGGAAATTGATGGTGTCAAATGTGAACCATTTGAGCGCGTACAAATCGACACACCAGAAGAATACCAAGGATCTGTTATCCAAAGCCTTTCTGAACGTAAAGGTGAAATGTTGGATATGATCTCAACTGGTAACGGTCAAACTCGTTTGGTCTTCCTTGTCCCAGCGCGTGGGTTGATTGGATACTCAACAGAGTTCTTGTCAATGACACGTGGTTACGGAATTATGAACCACACATTTGATCAATACTTGCCAGTGATTCCAGGAGAAATCGGTGGACGTCACCGTGGTGCGCTTGTTTCAATCGATAACGGAAAAGCAACTACTTACTCTATCATGTCTATCGAAGAACGTGGTACGATCTTTGTCAATCCAGGTACAGAAGTTTACGAAGGAATGATCATCGGGGAAAACTCTCGTGAGAACGACTTGACCGTAAACATTACGAAAGCAAAACAAATGACCAACGTTCGTTCCGCTACTAAGGACCAAACAGCGGTTATCAAGACTCCTCGTATCTTGACCTTGGAAGAATCTCTTGAGTTCTTGAACGACGATGAGTACATGGAAGTAACGCCTGAATCTATCCGTTTGCGTAAACAGATCTTGAACAAAGCAGAACGCGAAAAAGCAAATAAAAAGAAAAAATCAGCAGCTGCTGAATAA
- a CDS encoding YutD family protein: protein MRKEIDPELYNYNKFPGPVFRQVGDQILSENLSFELLKNEKEAFDATVFGQRFSEILTKFDYIVGDWSNEQLRLRGFYKEERDVATMDKLSRLDDYLLEYCSYGCAYFVLENKEPHRASFDKKSPVKKAQSEEREPKKRSRNRKQKDRFQKRERDKGQPAKNSKKTRSSAETKKTTKTDNKRHFVIRQKEE, encoded by the coding sequence ATGCGAAAAGAGATTGACCCTGAATTATATAATTACAATAAATTTCCTGGACCTGTGTTTCGTCAGGTAGGAGACCAGATCCTTTCAGAAAACCTCTCCTTTGAGCTCTTGAAAAATGAGAAGGAAGCTTTTGATGCGACTGTTTTTGGTCAGCGATTTTCTGAGATTTTAACCAAGTTTGATTACATTGTTGGTGATTGGAGCAATGAGCAGTTGCGCTTGCGTGGCTTCTATAAGGAAGAGCGCGATGTTGCAACGATGGATAAATTAAGTCGCTTAGACGATTATTTGTTAGAATATTGTAGCTATGGTTGTGCTTATTTTGTCCTTGAAAATAAGGAGCCCCATCGTGCTTCTTTTGATAAGAAATCACCGGTCAAAAAAGCTCAATCAGAAGAAAGAGAGCCGAAGAAGCGTTCGCGCAATCGCAAACAAAAAGATCGTTTCCAAAAACGAGAACGCGACAAGGGACAACCAGCCAAAAACTCGAAAAAAACAAGATCGTCTGCTGAGACTAAAAAGACAACTAAGACAGACAACAAACGTCATTTTGTGATTCGACAAAAAGAGGAGTAA
- a CDS encoding 16S rRNA pseudouridine(516) synthase: protein MRLDQLMADHQYARKDIKQLLARRQILVDHLPAQKLSQNIDPGLQQIQIGERIIQEPRHHYYMLHKPIGAVTAKRDAHHPTVIDLVDPQQEYPDLYPLGRLDRDTSGLLLLTDNGPLGFQLLHPQYHVEKVYEVEVNGPLYAAHIEQFQNGISFTDGPICKPASLTILESTPSYSKAQVRISEGKYHQVKKMFLAIGVKVMTLKRLSFGPFTLDPQLAPGESRPLNEVELTRVKDYLEKTR from the coding sequence ATGAGATTAGATCAATTGATGGCAGACCATCAGTACGCTCGCAAAGACATCAAACAACTTCTAGCCCGAAGGCAAATCTTGGTCGATCACCTACCAGCTCAAAAGCTATCCCAAAACATCGACCCTGGACTCCAACAGATTCAAATCGGGGAACGAATCATTCAAGAACCGCGTCACCACTACTACATGCTCCATAAACCAATCGGGGCTGTGACCGCTAAAAGAGACGCCCACCATCCAACGGTGATCGATCTAGTGGACCCTCAGCAAGAGTACCCAGATCTCTATCCGCTTGGTCGCCTCGATCGCGATACCAGTGGTTTGCTCCTCCTCACAGATAATGGTCCCTTAGGCTTTCAACTGCTCCATCCTCAATACCATGTGGAGAAGGTCTATGAGGTAGAAGTCAATGGCCCGCTTTATGCAGCCCACATCGAGCAATTTCAGAATGGGATTTCATTCACAGACGGCCCTATCTGCAAGCCTGCATCCTTGACTATTCTAGAAAGTACCCCCAGCTACAGCAAGGCCCAGGTCCGAATCTCAGAAGGAAAATACCACCAAGTGAAAAAAATGTTTTTGGCCATTGGAGTCAAAGTAATGACCTTAAAACGCTTGTCTTTTGGTCCCTTTACCTTGGATCCTCAGTTAGCCCCTGGAGAAAGCCGACCTTTGAATGAGGTGGAGCTCACACGGGTCAAAGACTACCTTGAAAAAACGAGATAA
- the rlmN gene encoding 23S rRNA (adenine(2503)-C(2))-methyltransferase RlmN yields MKPSIYSLTRQDMIDWAEENGEKKFRAAQIWEWLYRKRVQSFEEMTNLSKDLIAKLNDQFVVNPLKQRIVQESADGTVKYLFELPDGMLIETVLMRQHYGLSVCVTTQVGCNIGCTFCASGLIKKQRDLNNGEIVSQIMLVQKYFDERGQDERVSHIVVMGIGEPFDNYNNVLKFIRTVNDDKGLAIGARHITVSTSGLAHKIRDFANEGVQVNLAVSLHAPNNDLRSSIMKINRAFPIEKLFAAIEYYIETTNRRVTFEYIMLNEVNDGVEQALELAELLKNIKKLSYVNLIPYNPVSEHDQYSRSPKERVMAFYDTLKKQGVNCVVRQEHGTDIDAACGQLRSNTMKRDREKAIVEHAQP; encoded by the coding sequence ATGAAACCATCCATTTATAGTTTAACACGCCAGGATATGATTGATTGGGCGGAAGAAAACGGCGAAAAGAAATTCCGTGCAGCACAAATCTGGGAATGGCTCTATCGCAAACGCGTCCAGTCCTTCGAAGAAATGACCAACCTTTCTAAGGACTTGATTGCGAAGTTGAATGATCAGTTTGTCGTCAACCCACTCAAGCAACGGATCGTGCAAGAGTCAGCAGACGGGACGGTCAAGTACCTCTTTGAATTGCCAGACGGCATGTTGATTGAAACCGTCTTGATGCGTCAGCACTATGGATTATCTGTCTGTGTAACGACTCAAGTAGGATGTAATATCGGTTGTACCTTCTGTGCTTCTGGTTTGATCAAAAAACAACGCGATTTGAACAATGGTGAAATCGTGTCTCAAATCATGTTGGTCCAAAAATACTTTGACGAACGTGGCCAAGATGAACGGGTCAGCCATATCGTTGTCATGGGGATCGGAGAACCATTTGACAACTATAACAATGTCTTGAAATTTATCCGGACGGTCAACGATGACAAGGGATTAGCGATTGGTGCTCGCCATATTACAGTGTCAACTTCTGGTTTGGCTCATAAAATTCGTGACTTTGCAAATGAAGGTGTGCAGGTCAATTTGGCAGTGTCTCTTCATGCACCAAACAATGACTTGCGCTCTAGCATTATGAAAATCAACCGAGCTTTCCCAATTGAAAAATTGTTTGCAGCGATTGAATACTATATTGAGACTACGAACCGTCGGGTGACCTTTGAGTATATCATGCTCAATGAAGTCAATGATGGGGTCGAGCAAGCCTTAGAATTGGCAGAATTGCTTAAGAATATCAAGAAATTGTCTTATGTTAACTTGATTCCTTACAATCCTGTCAGTGAGCATGACCAATATAGCCGGAGTCCAAAAGAACGGGTCATGGCCTTCTATGATACCTTGAAAAAACAAGGTGTTAACTGTGTAGTGCGTCAAGAGCACGGTACAGATATTGATGCAGCCTGTGGTCAATTGCGTTCAAATACCATGAAACGGGATCGGGAGAAAGCGATTGTTGAACATGCGCAACCTTAA
- a CDS encoding rhodanese-like domain-containing protein, which produces MGNIIVWLAILGVFGWMAFNYFRIRKAAKFVDNATFEELIRQGQLIDLREPAEFHAKHILGARNIPSTQLKLSLAALRKDKPILLYENSRSSRVTNAALYLKKQGYTDIYVLSYGLDSWNGKVKKDA; this is translated from the coding sequence ATGGGAAATATCATTGTTTGGTTGGCTATTTTAGGAGTATTTGGATGGATGGCGTTTAATTATTTCCGCATCCGTAAAGCTGCTAAATTTGTGGACAATGCAACCTTTGAAGAGCTGATTCGTCAAGGGCAGTTGATTGACTTGCGAGAGCCAGCTGAGTTTCATGCCAAGCATATTTTAGGAGCACGCAACATTCCTTCTACTCAGTTGAAGTTGAGTCTTGCAGCCTTGCGCAAAGATAAACCAATTTTGCTCTATGAAAATAGCCGTAGTTCGCGTGTAACCAATGCGGCTCTCTATCTTAAGAAACAGGGCTATACAGACATTTATGTCTTGTCTTATGGTCTTGATTCTTGGAATGGGAAAGTGAAAAAAGACGCCTAA